In Metopolophium dirhodum isolate CAU chromosome 5, ASM1992520v1, whole genome shotgun sequence, the sequence gttgcGAACAttacgaataattttttattcctacggtctaaaaattaaaatgcattttcgtataatctatatatatattccacCTATATTATCAATATGTCGGATATCGTAGCTCTCGACGACTGTTCGTCCGATATCAAGACCTCGTCTGCAACCGAAATGACGCAACATTGGTTTTCGAATATATCAGGACGAATAGACCAAAAGCGTTGGAGAGCTGCGATGTCAAGAGCTTTCGGGCGCATTCAAGATGTGTATCGATGCCAATAATATGGCCGTGAGTACGAATTCAGCGGCCGCGGTAGCAGAGGTTGAGTGGAAATCCTCAAATCAATGCTGCTGCAGGTTAACAACGATATCCGGAAAAGACGTAGACAGAAACCGCGAACTCGAGATCCATTTCTATTTATGCTCATTAGTAAACGACCCTTCTGTTGAAAATATATGTTAACGGTTTTctttacgctcaagaaaatttctgtggaaattttaaatgatacatCATAGtgaaaacccatttaaaaatttgcattattcttcggacgaaaattaactcaatttagatacttttgaaataaaatttacttgaagttaacacgttaatcttgaaaaaaagtaacttattaagttaaaagttaatttgaaaaaaaagtaacaagttAATTAAcgtaacgttttaacttaattttaacttttaactcgttaatgcccagcctagtcattttaataataaattataggtcaAAAAGTGTTGagtgtgtatattttgtattggtcAATCCTATAGTGtgtttattactttaatataattataatgtatatgtatatattatataggaagtAACAAATGTTACATTACccccttctatttttttttttttctgtaagtaTTAACATTCATCttgaaaatataacacataacGCAATTTTGGTAAATACACGAACAAGAAGAACgtcagtatattatatggtattacATGGTTTTACAGAATATGTGTTTCGTGCCGGTCGATTGGACCAGACTGTCAATCGTACGAAAAGACACTGGAGCGAACGACCGGTTACCCGGTCACGAAGTTGTTGTTCGAGTTTTTCTCTCGTGCACGCGATAAGGCGTTCGTGATAATGGCGAACACGAATCGGTTTTGTGATTGTTTTCGTTTACTTTACACAGGTATTAGGTTTTTCGTCGATGTTGAAACATTTTCGATTAATCTAACGAAACAATCAAAACCGAATTTTGTCGACTCGTAGATTGGTGCTGTCCATTCCGGATCAATAGACGCACGAACAACTCGAAATGGTAAGATTTACTGGATGTAGGAATTCGTTTCGTTTTCCCGATAATATGTAACGAACACCCATAAACTGAGAAACTTACATAACAACAAAAATTGTCTATTACTTTCAGTGTTCGGTGTTGGTGATCGGAGATATGCACGTGCCGTTCCGCAGCAGTGGACTACCGGCACAATTCAAGAAGCTGTTGACTCCGGGTAAGATACAACACGTTTTGTGCACGGGCAACCTGTGCACGAAAGAGATGTACGAGTTCTTAAAGTCTATCGCCAATGATGTGCACATTGTGCGCGGTGATTTCGACGAGGTAACGTATTAGAAGACCGTGTGCATCAACATTTTGACATTTCTGATTCGTTTTAATATTCTTAGAACCTCAATTACCCAGACCAAAAGGTAGTGAACGTCGGACAGTTTAAAGTGGGCCTATGCCACGGCCACCAAGTGATACCGTGGGGTGATCCAGAATCTCTGGCACTACTCCAGAGACAACTAGACGTAGACGTACTAGTGTATGGTCACACTCACAAGTTTGATGCGTTCGAACTTGgaaataaatttttcttaaatccAGGATCAGCTACTGGAGCTTTTAATCCGTTAAACCCGTAAGATCTTTAAACTTTAATACATAAGTTTTCTGCAAtcaatataaagtaataattaatcataactGTTTTAGTAGGCACTGggataatactttattttatattatgttaatgttaataaatgtattatcttatAAGTTTTactcataatatagtataatacttaaataatctattttacAATACCTATGACTAGttccaattaataataaattataaaaatgtcttgttgtctcaaaaaacaaaaagttataaaagACTTATAAATtacagaaatttaaatattttaactaaagttatttagtacctaccataattaatttgaataataaatataaattcttgttcataaaatatctgttattatagtataatataattataatcattttaaagtaTGCAAAAAgagtcatatatttttttagcagCTGTGCTAGCACTCATTATATTTACtgaactaatatttatttttcttattcaaaTCAACAGaatcctataaaataatttttgtaacaagtatttaaattatgtagtagaatataaattatatttactatttataaaaattatcttataggtaccttataagtAGAGACtggatttttatgtttttacatatttttactgagAGTATGCAGCTCCAATAGGATAAGCTTTCTCAACGATTTATTTTCGTATGAACTGATATACAAAACTTTTTGGTGCTtaaaaaagcatattataaGATTAAAGATATCTTGTgcaaaataatatgtcttaGGTATATATTGCTATATTGGAGTTTAATTTgagcattttataataaatttaatggttcaaaataattttgacctCCGTCAGTTTCTATAACCTTATAGAAACCGTGTAGTATTTCCACACCCCTGTGCACAAGTTGGCCGCCGACTACTTTTCTTTCGACGAGAGATGAGGACTTGGGTTTAGCGTGGTGTCGTTGAGCGTTGTTTGAAGCGCGTCTGGTCTCAACGAGAGGGAGCAAGCCGGCCGCTATGACAAAATATgactgaaacatttttaaagattaCTTAggattaatttaactattttaaaatttttataaactgctacttttatttgttttttcagtatttaatatatttttataaaaaagaatatttttgcatgttaaagattattttgatgaaattatagagCATAGAAACATCttgtttttaagattttaaggcTTTAAgcgcatataaatccggtctctacttataagttatactatagcaaatacaagtattttaaaataaatactaatattttatatagattataggtacattcacagttaatttattatgattaatcaaatagaattttaaaagataaaacttTTGTGGTAGGCTGATGAAGGGTTTAAAATcagatatataaaataatgggtattaaatttgtttaaaatgttttcaaacagTTCATAAGATCATTTATGTTTCctaaaattcatataattacagtgttttattaatataatatattaataaaacactattatataatataaacaagttAGGAAAACTCACTCTGTGAGCGTTCTAAATTCCCGActtctaaacaaaaaaataataattccatgCACAATTTATGTacagtaacaactaacaataaataaatattttaatatcaacaacCGTACTAATGGACGGGCAGACACAACGAGGATATAAGTTGTTATAAACATATGTTTAGAAACCTAAACTACCTTATTAGGAAAACATTTAGATTATTAGGCAGCaagtattcattataatattatattgtattaatattgttctatttCACTCCACAAAATTATTACTCTTGTTATCACTTTagatgttacataataatatattaatataatatatcctaataggttaggttaggttataatattacttatttgattttattctatacaattttaggttaacctatttgtttattaagattttcaatttttatctaagaattaattatttttctgtcTTATGGATAGTTTTATACTGTATTACTGGCAGTttgtggtttattattattatttattattaagatcTTACCACATTAAAAACTCTCTAACTCAAAATTCTGATattcatgataatatttatttgttgcatttaataaaaatgtatttcaaagctaaaaattatgtaattttaatttttttagtgacATTATTCCTTCCTTTGTGGTAATGGATATCCAAAGTTCAACAGTGGTATCATATGTCTACAGGTTGGTTGACGATGAAGTAAAGATCGAAAAAATccaatacacaaaaaaataaactgtgatATTTTGTACCAAtcattttcacataatatattatttttataatggctACAAATTGTTATCATCcatattattacttttgtttgtaaacttatttatttattggaatttttatgaactatattataatatagctttaattttttttttaaaacttatattatataattatacaataaacatcCTCTCATTAAGCAGAGTTGTATATCTCCACGATTACactattttagtttgtaaaattgtgtgtatatagtaaatataaaaattgaatccataaaatatgtgtttgatGATTCTCTTAGAATTGATTCTAAACTTCACACCCCAGGGAAACAGTTGTGTTTCACCTTgtcctttaaaattatatatttttagttaataaccAGTTTCAGAAGAGAACGAGTTCAGATAGCGATTGCACAGATGTCATTAATTGATTTGTTAGTTTAATGGTTCAAATGAAATCAatggttttacattttacaatagcACCTAATGCTGCATACGTTTTTGTCATGACAGTTATACCCCCATTGGCGGCCATTGCGCTGGTAAAATTTGTATGTTGAAACTTAATATACAAACAGTATTATACTTCTATGTATATCTTATGAATTTCTATTGTAGGTTGCTCACATAAAGGTAAAATGTTACCTCCTAGAATTGTGTAGCTCTCCAAAAAAATGTTGGGCATCACTGATCTACATTAACGTCCGAACGAAGAGCACAGTCAATCTACATAAATGTGAATGGGGGTCGGCCGGGTCGACCGCGGACGCAACGGGTGAAGAGGTGAAGGAATCGCCGCACGTGGTCTTCCTACATGCATCATCAAGCCGGGGTGAGGCGTCTGCGTACCCAAATACGCTTGACCCCCGCACACCTCACAATATTAAACACATACGACTAacgaatacctataatatacctactttaatagACGGTGCACTATTTATGTCACACGTGACcagtattaggtataatattatgttgttttcgAATGGCGCTGAAAACGACGACGGTCGCCGTCAAGTCCAATGCTGTCGCCGCAGCCGCGCCtcgactacctatatattatccgTGCGGCGGACAATCGTGACGTCGCGCAAACGTCGGTCCGAGATCACCTTCGGAAACCCGGTCTAACCggatagattttatttttattcgcgCATAACAATataaggtataggtaggtaaacgatatacattttttgtttgttattgaattttGGCGGCGGGACAAACAGCGACCAAGGACTACCGCTATCCGGCGGCTATCGCACACGATCGCGAGTGCAGCGACGACGGTGCAACAGGTTTCCTGCAGTACGCCGGTACAGTTTTCAACAGTGGACTCGAACGCGACGATAGTGTAAAACTGCCACTAAGTAGCTCCACCGTCGCCGTGTATATCGTCTCCGGTGTCTCGAGACAGCCGCTATCGATTTTCCCGCCCCACTATCGGGAAAGCCGCTGTCGTAATTTCGTTTCCCGCACATCTCTATCCGAGGATGTCCGAGCTTTTCGGAAGCGCGGCCGACGCAAcagttgttcataatattttaatataataatgatcgcGACGAACTAGTCTGCATCGTTGTAACGCAGCAGCAGCACCGTCATGAACCGAATGGGCAAAGACCGGAAGTCGGCGAAATCCCTTTCGCTGGAAGAGAAAAAATACCTGTTGGCGGTACAGCGAGGAGATGTGGCCAACGTGCAGAGGTGAGTTTTCGAGCGTAAAACCGTTAAAATAAGACTTGCAGGAAGTCCACCGCGTCTTCTCGTCGaccgtttataaatatataatgtgatGTTCTCTCTCCCACACCGCGTTAAGAACAGctgtttattcaatttaatattattgtgtgtgatCGGTATAGGTCACGAAGAccttaatatctataatattatcgtctgcACGGTTTTTAGcgatacctatatctatatagtaggtggaaattacaatatatttaggCGAGTGATTTGAGCTGCACTTGGACTGGTTGGGCATACTCCGCATAGATTGTTGGATTATGTGACCTGCAAGTAAGTGGTGTAtctacgggggggggggggcaaattatacacaatataacatttatatataataatataaatataatatgtgtgtattgaatgtctattaaaaattgtacctatatccCCTCTTGAAAAAATCCTAACTACTGCTGCAAGTGTATCTATCCGTGGGCGTCCCGATGACAGACTCGAAAgtcgttattataattaataataaattcgttCTCGACGACGAGGCCTGCAACAACACGATAAAATCGATATTTCTATCTACGATTTAACATATGGCACCCAAACCAGGATCACACGTGGCTTTTATCGCGGAAAAATCACGTGTGTAGgttaaaatatgaaacaatattttgttaaaaggaCGACAGACTTCCACAGACCACAGGTGTCAACTACATGTTTTCAAACGTATGTATACCAGTCGTAAGACATTGCATACTTTCTTTTAGCAAAACAACTTTGTGTAGGTAAAATTTCGTTCAATGGTTTTTTTAAGCTTGTTTGGTcgaatattacaataatgattaaaatacaGATCTTATTCTTATAGGGGTAGCTAGAACCAAATTTTTTAGGTGTCTATTGCCCGGACCTTCTGAAAAAATGGAATCAAAACAAACAGTCAATAgtacactataatatcattataataaatcacatgtttttaattttaagtcgaTAGGTGCGAAaatattcactctaatattattaaagctaacaacatGAAATCGGTTCTGATTCGAATTtgctataatatgttgtatagatactatacgtctatacgttATTGTAAGGCGGAAACATAATATGACAATCGGGTGTGACGTTCTCTTAAGCGAACAGCTGCTGTGGCCGAGGCCttgtacatactattattatataatatcagaaTTTGCAATAGCAACAGTATTGAATTCGCAAATCTATGGACTTAACGagttaaactataaacgacgaGATACAGATCGCATATCAACTgaaccgttttcaataaaattgataaGTATCAATCGATTTCTTGGGACTACCTAcccatatttttttctcaaaaaaataatatttaaattattatattcacggTTCCTTTACACGTATTTACCCCAGTATTGTGCTAAGGCCACACAGAGAGGTACGCACGATATATTATTTGCTATACAAACGAAAATAGTTTTCTATACCTATTGACAACGTAATTTCAAAATGACCACACGTAGATTGATGTACGCCAGTTATACCAGTTATATTAGTTATACGTTGCCTATACATCACGACTGGGCCTTAATAAATTAAGAGGCCTCCTTAAATCAAGCGAGGCCCCTTAAAATCAAATCGAGTCACTGCAGAAACTATTTCAAATGTTTTGGAGCCGCCTAAGAATTGTATATCACTTACAATAGTTAAATCAGTAAAATGAGgttcaaaacaaacaaatttagatGAACTTTTCAAACTTAACGTTATTTAAGATCAACTTGTGACGAAAGTGCTGTAAAGCCTGCGTTATTATTTTTCCACGTATAGTCATTTCTGGAAAACATAGATGTTTTCAAAGTAGTTGGTATTTAGTAAGTATCCTTGGTTGGAATAATCAGTTATGACAAATCCTAAATgctgttttttgttattattgtcgtaATTTTCCTCCTCGTCAAACAGTTACTAAGTTTCATCTTTCTGAATTGTTGAATCAAGTACAAAGTTATCAAGTTTGAtttgaagaattaaaaaaagtaggtaatttaactttttattgtaattcgGCATTTTGACTGTATCTAAGAGTGATTATAACATCAGATCAACTATATGAAAAGTCCTAGACTAATTAATGATCTGATGTTACTttccatagaaaataaaataaatgggcaatttatggatattttattGGCTGTTATTAACGGGTTTTGCTGTTATGAAGACAAGAAGATTGGAGTTTttactttgaaaatatattataaatattaaattgacaatacgtatacaataagtaatg encodes:
- the LOC132944695 gene encoding vacuolar protein sorting-associated protein 29 codes for the protein MCSVLVIGDMHVPFRSSGLPAQFKKLLTPGKIQHVLCTGNLCTKEMYEFLKSIANDVHIVRGDFDENLNYPDQKVVNVGQFKVGLCHGHQVIPWGDPESLALLQRQLDVDVLVYGHTHKFDAFELGNKFFLNPGSATGAFNPLNPDIIPSFVVMDIQSSTVVSYVYRLVDDEVKIEKIQYTKK